One window of Globicephala melas chromosome 2, mGloMel1.2, whole genome shotgun sequence genomic DNA carries:
- the PROX2 gene encoding prospero homeobox protein 2, producing the protein MNPNFSLLSQPSRDCSYLAEPRTKDGRSPSPREQGRDSPFPWSQVPSSSLADPDWFWDEHIQAKRARVETIVRGMCLSPNPPVPGNAPARDGPCCPEKARERKRKQNLPVQQGPLKPGPAGDRGSRKGGPRVREQLHLLKQQLKHLQEHILQAAEPKAPAQGPGGSETGKDPLSVKQRDGSGSRSWAVHSDHRQGSSGDLSRVEKHRVSEVKHQSEEPRLLPSGARALLEILKKELTGAISQAVDSVLQKVLLDPSGHLTHLGRSFPGLVPDGRSEPSPPEGGGCKDPLPLAVLPRRAQPQTGAPLGNLSLAKSLDSPRYPVSPRMIPKPCQGPPANCPLTVPAHIQEDQILNQLLGHRPSGHWRGNLPQDSSPQSHPSSEAALQPWRAAKLRPLALSQQQCPWLFRSTCLERLPLVPSVKMEQGGLQAVTDALPFSSAQIQEGLNPGHLKKAKLMFFFTRYPSSNLLKAYFPDVQFNRCITSQMIKWFSNFREFYYIQMEKFARQAISDGVTNPKMLVVLRNSELFRALNMHYNKGNDFEVPDCFLEIASLTLQEFFRAVSAGKDSDPSWKKPIYKIISKLDSDIPEIFKSSSYPQELFRN; encoded by the exons ATGAATCCAAACTTCAGCTTGCTTTCTCAACCATCCCGGGACTGCTCATACCTGGCAGAACCTCGTACCAAAGATGGAAGAAGCCCGTCCCCCAGAGAACAGGGCAGAGACTCCCCATTTCCCTGGAGCCAGGTCCCCAGCTCCAGCCTCGCTGACCCTGACTGGTTTTGGGATGAGCACATCCAGGCAAAGAGAGCCAGAGTAGAGACCATCGTCCGAGGCATGTGCCTCTCCCCTAACCCTCCGGTGCCAGGCAATGCCCCAGCCAGGGACGGCCCGTGCTGCCCAGAGAAGGCCCGGGAGCGGAAGAGGAAGCAGAATCTTCCCGTGCAGCAAGGCCCCCTGAAGCCAGGCCCTGCCGGGGACCGGGGAAGCAGGAAGGGGGGCCCTCGGGTGAGAGAACAGCTTCACCTGCTGAAGCAACAGCTAAAACACCTGCAGGAGCACATCCTGCAGGCTGCTGAGCCCAAGGCCCCAGCTCAGGGCCCGGGAGGCTCAGAGACAGGGAAGGACCCTCTGAGTGTAAAGCAGAGGGATGGCTCTGGGTCTAGGTCCTGGGCTGTGCACAGTGACCACCGCCAGGGTTCCAGCGGGGACCTCTCCAGGGTGGAGAAGCACAGAGTGTCTGAGGTCAAACACCAGTCTGAggaacccaggctccttccttCTGGAGCGCGAGCTTTGCTGGAGATTCTGAAGAAAGAATTGACGGGGGCCATATCCCAGGCTGTGGACTCAGTATTACAGAAGGTGCTATTGGATCCATCAGGCCACCTGACTCACCTGGGCAGAAGCTTCCCGGGACTGGTGCCAGATGGTAGAAGCGAGCCCTCGCCTCCTGAGGGAGGTGGCTGTAAAGATCCCCTTCCTCTGGCTGTCTTGCCCAGGAGGGCCCAGCCACAGACAGGGGCTCCACTGGGAAACTTATCTCTGGCCAAGTCTCTAGATTCTCCCAGGTACCCTGTCTCTCCGAGAATGATCCCCAAACCCTGTCAGGGTCCCCCAGCAAACTGTCCCTTGACTGTGCCTGCCCACATCCAGGAAGATCAGATTCTCAACCAGCTACTGGGCCATAGGCCCAGTGGCCACTGGAGGGGCAATCTTCCGCAGGACTCATCTCCCCAGAGCCACCCCTCCTCAGAGGCGGCCCTGCAACCTTGGCGAGCTGCCAAACTGCGACCACTGGCTTTGAGCCAGCAACAGTGCCCTTGGCTCTTCAGGTCCACCTGTTTGGAAAGACTGCCCCTCGTTCCCTCAGTGAAAATGGAGCAAGGTGGCCTGCAGGCCGTCACGGACGCACTTCCTTTCTCTTCAGCCC aaatccaggAGGGCCTCAACCCTGGTCACTTGAAGAAGGCCAAACTAATGTTTTTCTTCACACGCTATCCCAGTTCCAACCTCCTGAAGGCTTATTTTCCTGATGTTCAG TTCAACCGCTGCATTACCTCCCAGATGATCAAGTGGTTCAGCAACTTCCGTGAGTTTTATTATATCCAGATGGAGAAATTTGCCCGGCAAGCAATTTCAGATGGTGTCACAAATCCCAAAATGCTGGTGGTTCTCCGCAACTCGGAGCTTTTTCGAGCTCTCAATATGCACTATAACAAGGGAAACGACTTTGAG GTCCCAGATTGCTTCTTGGAAATCGCCAGCTTGACATTACAGGAGTTCTTCAGGGCTGTCTCCGCAGGCAAAGACTCAGATCCTTCCTGGAAGAAACccatttacaaaattatttcgAAACTGGACAGTGACATCCCAGAGATATTCAAATCTTCCAGCTATCCCCAGGAGCTGTTTCGGAATTAA